Proteins found in one Pyxidicoccus trucidator genomic segment:
- a CDS encoding VWA domain-containing protein, producing the protein MTPVEPWRFTVLGYQAGLAQPFYLLLMVLGVLLGLLALVGALRRRSRVRALLNERHAERFTPGVSVWRPSMQSGLYGLGLALFGFALAQPQCGTKSELTKRRGIDVVVALDASKSMLARDVQPSRLERAKLELTTLLDELKGDRVGLVVFAGDAFIQSPLTSDYSAVKLFLRAVDPEVMPQGGTNVGAALKLAKQVLDNADRGSKERVVVLLSDGEDLFGEVAEASEALKEAGVPVLAVGVGSESGEPIPVYDRRGEFVDYKKDAAGDTVITRLDRAGLTAIAEASGGSFYFQPRGVAMAQVVERIDQMQKSELESRVTVRYDERFQSFAIPGLALLALGMLLLPSSRRRSSS; encoded by the coding sequence GTGACGCCCGTGGAACCCTGGCGCTTCACCGTGCTCGGCTACCAGGCGGGACTGGCGCAGCCGTTCTACCTGCTGCTGATGGTGCTGGGCGTGCTGCTGGGCCTGCTCGCACTGGTGGGAGCGCTGCGCCGTCGCAGCCGCGTGCGCGCCCTGCTGAACGAGCGTCACGCGGAGCGCTTCACCCCGGGCGTCTCCGTGTGGCGTCCGTCCATGCAGAGCGGCCTGTATGGGCTGGGGCTGGCCCTCTTCGGCTTCGCGCTGGCGCAGCCGCAGTGTGGCACGAAGAGCGAGCTGACCAAGCGCAGGGGCATCGACGTGGTGGTGGCGCTGGACGCGTCCAAGTCCATGCTCGCGCGGGACGTGCAGCCCAGCCGCCTGGAGCGCGCGAAGCTGGAGCTGACGACGCTGCTGGACGAGCTGAAGGGCGACCGCGTGGGCCTGGTGGTGTTCGCGGGCGACGCGTTCATCCAGTCGCCGCTGACGTCGGACTACTCGGCGGTGAAGCTGTTCCTGCGCGCGGTGGACCCGGAGGTGATGCCCCAGGGCGGCACCAACGTGGGCGCGGCGCTGAAGCTGGCGAAGCAGGTGCTGGACAACGCGGACCGCGGCTCGAAGGAGCGCGTGGTGGTGCTGCTGTCGGACGGCGAGGACCTCTTCGGCGAAGTGGCCGAGGCCAGCGAGGCGCTGAAGGAGGCGGGCGTCCCGGTGCTGGCGGTGGGCGTGGGCTCCGAGTCCGGCGAGCCCATCCCCGTCTATGACAGGCGGGGCGAGTTCGTGGACTACAAGAAGGACGCGGCGGGAGACACGGTGATTACGCGGCTGGACCGCGCGGGGCTGACAGCCATCGCCGAGGCCTCCGGGGGCTCCTTCTATTTCCAGCCGCGCGGCGTGGCCATGGCGCAGGTGGTGGAGCGCATCGACCAGATGCAGAAGAGCGAGCTGGAGAGCCGGGTGACGGTCCGCTACGACGAGCGCTTCCAGTCCTTCGCCATTCCGGGGCTGGCGCTGCTCGCGCTGGGCATGTTGCTGCTGCCGTCCTCGCGCCGGAGGTCTTCGTCGTGA
- a CDS encoding tetratricopeptide repeat protein — MESRGNAARLLAWALVVALALPSSAGAAGPLEKDHPLVQQGREAYTAGRFEDALAAFEAAKKELPNDPAVDFNRADALAKLGKIPEAQEVFRGVTESNRPDLRQKAWYNLGNLHATTGDRQEALKSYRRALTLDPQDVQARHNYEVVLRNLPPPQQNQPDGGADGGADGGSDGGRPDSGADGGQKGDGGTPQDGGTDGGADGGADGGSADGGSDGGADGGQGDGGSDGGADGGGDGGEQGPEQKGDGGSDGGADGGQDDGEGDSQDGGSDGGSAGEEDAEDAADGGMSPADLDRQEAERLLDAMKQNERNLQLWRFQQKKKQRKPNEKDW; from the coding sequence ATGGAGTCGCGTGGGAACGCGGCGCGCCTGTTGGCCTGGGCGCTGGTGGTGGCGCTGGCGCTGCCGTCGTCCGCCGGGGCGGCGGGGCCGCTGGAGAAGGACCATCCGCTGGTGCAGCAGGGACGCGAGGCGTACACGGCGGGCCGCTTCGAGGATGCGCTCGCGGCCTTCGAGGCGGCGAAGAAGGAGCTGCCGAATGACCCCGCGGTGGACTTCAACCGCGCGGACGCGCTGGCCAAGCTGGGGAAGATTCCCGAGGCGCAGGAGGTCTTCCGCGGCGTGACGGAGTCCAACCGGCCCGACCTGCGGCAGAAGGCCTGGTACAACCTGGGCAACCTGCACGCGACGACGGGAGACCGGCAGGAGGCGCTGAAGTCCTACCGGCGCGCGCTCACGCTGGACCCGCAGGACGTGCAGGCCCGCCACAACTACGAGGTGGTGCTGCGCAACCTGCCTCCGCCCCAGCAGAACCAGCCCGACGGCGGCGCGGATGGAGGCGCCGACGGTGGCAGTGACGGCGGGCGTCCGGACTCGGGCGCTGACGGTGGGCAGAAGGGCGATGGCGGCACGCCCCAGGATGGAGGCACGGACGGCGGCGCGGATGGCGGCGCCGACGGTGGCAGTGCCGATGGCGGCTCGGACGGCGGCGCGGATGGCGGCCAGGGGGATGGCGGCAGCGACGGCGGCGCGGATGGGGGCGGGGACGGTGGAGAGCAGGGGCCGGAGCAGAAGGGCGATGGCGGCTCGGACGGCGGCGCGGATGGTGGACAGGACGACGGCGAGGGGGACTCCCAGGACGGTGGCAGTGACGGCGGCAGTGCGGGAGAAGAGGACGCGGAGGACGCCGCGGATGGCGGGATGAGCCCGGCGGACCTGGACCGGCAGGAAGCGGAGCGCCTGCTGGATGCGATGAAGCAGAACGAGCGGAATCTCCAGCTCTGGCGTTTCCAGCAGAAGAAGAAGCAGAGGAAGCCCAATGAGAAGGACTGGTAG
- a CDS encoding BatD family protein — protein sequence MRRTGSARGAMLAVLALLATAPAWANDDLDFYQTVDREEVGSQDPFRLTVVVVDAPPNAQVQLPESDDFEVLSSSRSSQRSISLSGGGPAVIQDITRYTLVMRANRAGRLKIPPSQITVRGKTYRTQPVEVSVRAGRLGSSPPSSQSGSSLPDPFASAPSTQRPDPFGDALEEDEPTIPRGDSDLFLRSSLDRDEVFVGEQLTLSLFIYSRVDLSSVDSVTMPKLEGFWTEEVESPTQLSGEQKIVDGIPYRAYLLRRRALFPVKAGALSITPAEADITTGFLFAGHRVHRVSNGLKVKVKPLPPGAPPGMSNAHVGSWRLSMDVSQTRVELGQPVTVKVILEGVGNVKNVTPPKLTGPAALKIYDPTTTDKVAPQRNRVQGRRVVEYLVMPQRTGTFTLPALEFPFFDPRAQSYDVARTDPVTITVEAGAGGVSALPASPSQVADAANEQKNVLTAGGLRPVRYQARFVTPSEPPWKRSFFLPAVLAPLGLLLGVALIGGVRGKLATRTEADRGRQQAKAARKRLAEAEKLQGGGNVGAFYGEVEKAVHGFLEARLGVPVGGLTRDVLAERLTAAGADAERRSKVLFVLEACDLGRYGGGGNPAERQKVMDAAAAAMEGWA from the coding sequence ATGAGAAGGACTGGTAGCGCCCGCGGGGCCATGCTGGCCGTGCTCGCCCTGCTGGCCACTGCGCCGGCCTGGGCGAACGACGACCTCGATTTCTACCAGACGGTGGACCGCGAAGAGGTCGGGAGCCAGGACCCGTTCCGCCTGACGGTGGTGGTGGTGGACGCGCCGCCCAACGCACAGGTGCAACTGCCGGAGTCGGACGACTTCGAGGTCCTCTCCAGCTCACGCAGCAGCCAGCGCTCGATTTCGCTGTCGGGTGGCGGCCCGGCCGTCATCCAGGACATCACCCGGTACACGCTGGTGATGCGGGCCAATCGCGCCGGCAGGCTGAAGATTCCGCCCTCGCAAATCACGGTGCGCGGGAAGACGTACAGGACGCAGCCGGTGGAGGTTTCCGTGAGGGCGGGCCGGCTGGGCTCGTCGCCGCCCTCCAGTCAGTCCGGGAGCTCGTTGCCGGACCCGTTCGCGAGCGCTCCCTCCACGCAGAGGCCGGACCCGTTCGGGGACGCGCTGGAGGAGGACGAGCCCACGATTCCGCGCGGAGACTCGGACCTGTTCCTGCGCTCGAGCCTGGACCGGGACGAGGTCTTCGTGGGCGAGCAGTTGACGCTGTCGCTCTTCATCTACTCGCGGGTGGACCTGTCCAGCGTGGACTCCGTCACCATGCCCAAGCTGGAGGGCTTCTGGACGGAGGAGGTGGAGAGCCCCACGCAGCTGTCCGGTGAGCAGAAGATTGTCGACGGAATCCCATACCGGGCCTACCTGCTGCGCCGCCGCGCGTTGTTCCCGGTGAAGGCCGGCGCGCTGTCCATCACCCCCGCCGAGGCGGACATCACCACCGGCTTCCTCTTCGCGGGCCACCGCGTGCACCGCGTCTCCAACGGGCTGAAGGTGAAGGTGAAGCCGCTGCCGCCGGGCGCTCCGCCGGGCATGTCCAACGCGCACGTGGGGAGCTGGCGGCTGTCCATGGACGTGTCGCAGACGCGCGTGGAGCTGGGCCAGCCCGTCACGGTGAAGGTCATCCTGGAGGGCGTGGGCAACGTGAAGAACGTCACCCCGCCGAAGCTCACCGGCCCGGCCGCGCTCAAAATCTATGACCCGACCACCACCGACAAGGTGGCGCCGCAGCGCAACCGCGTGCAGGGCCGCCGCGTGGTGGAGTACCTGGTGATGCCGCAGCGCACGGGCACCTTCACGCTGCCCGCGCTGGAGTTCCCCTTCTTCGACCCGCGTGCGCAGTCGTACGACGTCGCTCGCACGGACCCGGTGACGATTACGGTGGAGGCGGGCGCGGGCGGTGTGTCGGCGCTGCCCGCGTCGCCGTCGCAGGTGGCGGATGCGGCCAACGAGCAGAAGAACGTGCTGACGGCGGGCGGGCTGCGGCCGGTGCGCTACCAGGCGCGCTTCGTGACGCCGTCCGAGCCGCCCTGGAAGCGGAGCTTCTTCCTTCCGGCGGTGCTGGCGCCGCTGGGGCTGCTGCTGGGCGTGGCCCTCATCGGCGGGGTGCGCGGGAAGCTGGCCACCCGCACGGAGGCGGACCGCGGCCGGCAGCAGGCGAAGGCCGCGCGCAAGCGGCTGGCGGAAGCGGAGAAGCTGCAGGGAGGCGGCAACGTGGGGGCCTTCTACGGAGAGGTGGAGAAGGCGGTGCATGGCTTCCTGGAGGCGCGCCTGGGCGTGCCGGTGGGCGGCCTCACGCGCGACGTGCTCGCCGAGCGGCTGACGGCGGCTGGCGCGGATGCGGAGCGGCGCTCGAAGGTGCTGTTCGTGCTGGAGGCGTGTGACCTCGGCCGCTATGGCGGCGGAGGCAACCCCGCCGAGCGTCAGAAGGTGATGGACGCCGCGGCGGCGGCCATGGAGGGCTGGGCGTGA
- a CDS encoding SH3 domain-containing protein has translation MSGYYTPEEAQDVFLKANEAYAREDYAAAQAGYEKLLTNGHGGQDVLYNLGTTHLARGDLGRAVLALEQAKKEGSRAPDLEANLSVARARQVDKVVGATAEEEFLPRVAAATDGNVVAWTFLGTWVAAFALVLLWRALRPGRRTGVGVVAALLFAVAVPSGLLLATHAWVDETVHEAVVLAPTLVARELPQPGARSIFEVHAGLKVRLLEETGRFVRIRLPNGLEGWAERDGIAEI, from the coding sequence GTGAGCGGCTACTACACGCCGGAAGAGGCGCAGGACGTCTTCCTGAAGGCCAACGAGGCGTACGCGCGCGAGGACTACGCGGCGGCGCAGGCGGGCTACGAGAAGCTGCTGACGAACGGCCATGGTGGGCAGGACGTGCTCTACAACCTGGGCACCACGCACCTGGCGCGGGGAGACCTGGGCCGGGCGGTGCTGGCCCTGGAGCAGGCGAAGAAGGAAGGCAGCCGCGCGCCGGACCTGGAGGCCAACCTGTCCGTGGCCCGCGCGCGCCAGGTGGACAAGGTGGTGGGCGCCACGGCGGAGGAGGAGTTCCTTCCCCGCGTGGCGGCGGCCACGGATGGCAACGTGGTGGCGTGGACCTTCCTCGGTACCTGGGTGGCGGCCTTCGCCCTGGTGCTGCTGTGGCGCGCGCTCCGCCCGGGCCGGCGCACGGGGGTGGGGGTGGTGGCCGCGCTGCTCTTCGCGGTGGCGGTGCCCTCGGGGCTGCTCCTCGCCACGCATGCATGGGTGGACGAAACGGTGCACGAGGCCGTGGTGCTGGCCCCCACGCTGGTGGCGCGCGAGCTGCCCCAGCCCGGCGCCCGCTCCATCTTCGAGGTCCACGCCGGCCTCAAGGTGCGGCTCCTGGAGGAGACGGGCCGCTTCGTCCGCATCCGCCTCCCCAATGGCCTGGAGGGTTGGGCCGAGCGGGACGGGATAGCGGAAATCTGA
- a CDS encoding STAS domain-containing protein, which yields MFEVEARVGKNRLVVRIWGDLDDAEARQIGDAAVRAVDRLRPGLDILSDLSGLTRVPVECAAQLRRIVEAAQARGLRQVVRVVGRSAEAALQFQRISRSIGYEAYLAFSLEEAERMLDGGEPP from the coding sequence GTGTTCGAGGTCGAGGCGCGCGTCGGCAAGAATCGGCTGGTGGTGCGCATCTGGGGAGACCTCGACGATGCGGAAGCGCGCCAGATTGGCGACGCCGCCGTGCGCGCCGTCGACCGGCTGCGGCCGGGGCTCGACATCCTGTCGGACCTCAGTGGCCTGACGCGAGTCCCGGTGGAGTGCGCGGCGCAGCTCCGGCGCATCGTCGAGGCCGCGCAGGCGCGAGGCCTGCGCCAGGTGGTGCGGGTGGTGGGGCGCTCCGCGGAGGCCGCCCTCCAGTTCCAGCGCATCAGCCGGAGCATCGGCTACGAGGCCTACCTGGCCTTCTCCCTGGAGGAGGCGGAGCGGATGCTGGACGGTGGCGAGCCTCCGTGA
- a CDS encoding tetratricopeptide repeat protein: MAANLECPECQGAVAGNDFQCGHCGLLLDADQASGEYVATEPTIVRALLSPPQRTRTLEVPQPPPPKPPTPHDLATARFTVPMDSHTVPRLRAGLDIALQPLHPFEAHIASFIDGVQPVPELALAARLPEIEVKVVLKALLERGVVELHRIPGAPSLPLPPEELPVLDGNEFLSPEPMALGDEEPPPPPRASRPPPPAPAQPTPARAQPPLAPSARAAAPTPPPRPSRPTMPLDAPPTGFAPATAEDFLQRAVRLERDGQVERAIEVLTRAIARVPEAAVLYSKLALILVHQRKDYARAAELLERAVELEPGNAVFQQNLLKVTGLAAASAGERKPQKPGLFARLTGRRS, translated from the coding sequence ATGGCTGCAAACCTCGAATGTCCCGAGTGCCAGGGGGCAGTGGCCGGGAACGACTTCCAGTGCGGGCACTGCGGGCTGCTGCTGGACGCAGACCAGGCCAGCGGGGAGTACGTCGCGACCGAGCCCACCATCGTCCGGGCGCTGCTGTCGCCTCCCCAGCGCACGCGCACGCTGGAGGTGCCCCAGCCTCCTCCGCCGAAGCCGCCCACCCCGCACGACCTCGCCACCGCGCGCTTCACCGTGCCCATGGACTCGCACACGGTGCCGCGCCTGCGGGCCGGGCTGGACATCGCCCTCCAGCCGCTCCACCCGTTCGAGGCCCACATCGCGTCCTTCATCGACGGCGTCCAGCCCGTGCCGGAGCTGGCGCTCGCGGCCCGGCTGCCGGAAATCGAGGTGAAGGTCGTCCTCAAGGCCCTGCTGGAGCGCGGCGTGGTGGAGCTGCACCGCATCCCCGGCGCGCCCTCCCTGCCCTTGCCCCCGGAAGAGCTGCCGGTGCTGGACGGCAACGAGTTCCTATCGCCGGAGCCCATGGCGCTCGGTGACGAGGAACCGCCGCCGCCGCCCAGGGCCTCGCGCCCACCGCCCCCCGCGCCGGCCCAGCCCACCCCGGCCCGCGCGCAGCCCCCCCTCGCCCCAAGCGCTCGCGCCGCGGCCCCCACGCCTCCGCCCCGGCCGTCCCGCCCCACCATGCCCCTGGATGCGCCCCCCACGGGCTTCGCCCCGGCGACGGCGGAGGACTTCCTCCAGCGCGCGGTGCGGCTGGAGCGCGACGGCCAGGTGGAGCGCGCCATCGAGGTGCTCACGCGCGCCATCGCCCGCGTGCCCGAGGCCGCGGTCCTCTACAGCAAGCTGGCCCTCATCCTCGTCCACCAGCGCAAGGACTACGCGCGCGCCGCGGAACTCCTGGAGCGCGCCGTGGAGCTGGAGCCGGGCAATGCCGTCTTCCAGCAGAACCTGCTCAAGGTGACGGGCCTTGCCGCCGCGTCCGCGGGTGAGCGCAAGCCGCAGAAGCCCGGCCTCTTCGCGCGCCTCACCGGCCGGCGGAGCTGA
- a CDS encoding response regulator, giving the protein MAGNYQAPFHILLVEDEPVIRELVRSMLSDGSVDVVCAANGLEGLKLARSQTFHLILMDVVLPQLDGISVCRIIKSDPATSYVPLYMLTAKAKKSDMESATLAGADGYIHKPFRGAELMALVERLRAGPVKTEPA; this is encoded by the coding sequence ATGGCTGGCAATTACCAGGCACCCTTCCACATCCTGCTCGTCGAGGATGAACCGGTCATCCGAGAGCTGGTGCGCTCGATGTTGAGCGATGGCTCCGTGGACGTGGTGTGCGCGGCCAACGGGCTGGAAGGGCTGAAGCTGGCGCGCAGCCAGACGTTCCACCTCATCCTGATGGACGTGGTGCTGCCGCAGCTCGACGGCATCTCCGTGTGCCGCATCATCAAGAGCGACCCGGCCACCTCCTACGTGCCGCTCTACATGCTCACCGCGAAGGCGAAGAAGTCAGACATGGAGAGCGCCACGCTGGCTGGCGCGGATGGCTACATCCACAAGCCCTTCCGCGGTGCGGAGTTGATGGCGCTGGTGGAGCGGCTGCGAGCGGGGCCGGTGAAGACCGAGCCCGCCTGA
- a CDS encoding PilZ domain-containing protein produces the protein MTPTDPKTVERFHPRVEADIPVKVLLAGRTVNVRARDVSMAGLFLQAHPADTMRELTIAVPLPGDREIVTRCSIRRRDVDGVALEFGELDWDDFIALARFLHPRLP, from the coding sequence ATGACTCCCACTGACCCCAAGACGGTCGAGCGCTTCCACCCGCGCGTCGAGGCCGACATCCCCGTGAAGGTGCTCCTGGCGGGCCGGACGGTGAATGTCCGGGCGCGAGACGTGTCCATGGCCGGCCTGTTCCTCCAGGCCCACCCCGCGGACACCATGCGGGAGCTCACCATCGCCGTGCCCCTGCCCGGCGACCGCGAAATCGTCACCAGGTGCAGCATCCGGCGCCGCGACGTGGACGGCGTGGCACTGGAGTTCGGCGAGCTGGACTGGGACGACTTCATCGCCCTGGCGCGCTTCCTCCACCCGCGCCTGCCCTGA
- a CDS encoding ATP-dependent helicase HrpB, with protein sequence MAMDKVGPVGGAGVSPAVEPGRERFGKVLEEARGPARGAGLPVATEGPPGNAPVEAPRGASRAEAVGRASPGCAEVKPGARVDSVQAAREQQAAQVLDRVGQAQKRLDTILKLAESGRTFTAAELLALQAHVYRASQELDLAGKVVEKATGGVKQVLQTQV encoded by the coding sequence ATGGCCATGGACAAGGTGGGCCCGGTGGGCGGAGCGGGCGTGTCGCCCGCGGTGGAGCCTGGACGGGAGCGGTTTGGGAAGGTGCTGGAAGAAGCGCGGGGGCCTGCCCGGGGCGCCGGGTTGCCGGTGGCCACGGAAGGGCCGCCGGGGAATGCGCCCGTGGAAGCCCCACGCGGAGCGAGCCGGGCGGAAGCGGTGGGCCGGGCCTCACCGGGCTGCGCGGAGGTGAAGCCGGGCGCGCGGGTGGACTCGGTGCAGGCGGCGCGCGAGCAGCAGGCGGCGCAGGTGTTGGACCGGGTGGGGCAGGCGCAGAAGCGGTTGGACACCATCCTCAAGCTCGCGGAGTCCGGCCGCACCTTCACAGCAGCGGAGTTACTCGCGCTGCAGGCCCACGTCTACCGGGCGAGCCAGGAGCTCGACCTCGCCGGCAAGGTCGTCGAGAAGGCGACCGGCGGCGTCAAGCAGGTCCTCCAGACCCAGGTTTGA
- a CDS encoding flagellar M-ring protein FliF has protein sequence MRFPPRRCLIFLLLLGASACRERIQHGLDERQANELQAVLIERGLDARKVPEAGKKPTWSIEVTDEQSSDAVRILAELGLPRPAEEVGCDVFGGGGLVRTPVEEGVCRVRVLERGLEKTLQTVDGVLLARVHLVVPAPPRPGQVPTPSKASAMLRVAPGSAARVRKSSETLRTLIAGGVEGLAPESVSLLVDEVSSRVEVPVGVGVSPLTRLRALLAALGVVVTGLAVALVLVTLRMRHYRDRALVPPSTPAPARPVLTPGAARKVA, from the coding sequence ATGCGATTCCCTCCCCGACGCTGTCTCATCTTCCTCCTGCTCCTGGGCGCCAGTGCGTGCCGGGAGCGCATCCAGCACGGCCTGGACGAGCGGCAGGCCAACGAGCTCCAGGCGGTGCTCATCGAGCGCGGGCTCGACGCCCGCAAGGTGCCGGAGGCCGGCAAGAAGCCCACCTGGTCCATCGAAGTCACGGACGAGCAGTCCTCGGACGCGGTGCGAATCCTCGCGGAGCTGGGGCTGCCGAGGCCCGCGGAGGAGGTGGGGTGTGACGTCTTCGGTGGGGGAGGGCTGGTGCGCACGCCGGTGGAGGAGGGGGTCTGCCGGGTGCGGGTGCTGGAGCGGGGGCTGGAGAAGACGCTGCAGACGGTGGACGGCGTGCTGCTGGCGCGTGTCCACCTGGTGGTGCCGGCGCCACCGAGGCCCGGTCAGGTGCCCACGCCGTCGAAGGCCTCGGCCATGCTGCGCGTGGCGCCGGGGAGCGCGGCCCGGGTGCGGAAGTCCTCGGAGACGCTGCGGACGCTCATCGCGGGAGGCGTGGAGGGGCTGGCGCCGGAGTCGGTGTCGCTGCTGGTGGACGAGGTCTCCTCGCGGGTGGAGGTCCCCGTGGGGGTGGGCGTGTCGCCGCTGACGAGGCTGCGTGCGCTGCTCGCGGCGCTGGGCGTGGTGGTGACGGGGCTGGCGGTGGCGCTGGTGCTGGTGACGCTGCGGATGCGCCACTACCGGGACCGGGCCTTGGTGCCGCCCTCGACGCCAGCGCCCGCGAGGCCGGTGCTGACGCCAGGTGCGGCTCGCAAGGTGGCGTGA